Genomic DNA from Peribacillus simplex:
ATAAATCAATGCGATCGCCAATTGTCGTCGGTTCATGATTTTTCATATAACTTTTATCTTTCTCTACTAATTTAAAGATATTATATGTCGTAATGGCATCATCCAGCGCCCTGTGATGCTTGCCTGTCCCTTCTTTGCCATAGGCCTGTACAGCTTTCCAAAGTCCGGTTTGGTTTTGATCCCCGAAAAAGCGTTTATACTCCAGGCAAAGATCAATTTGTTTCCCTGAAAAAGGGAAATCCAACCCTGCTTTCTGACAGTTCTGGCGAAGCACCTTCATGTCCATATTTCCCCATGTAACAATCGTCGTCGGGTGCTGCTCATCTATTTTCTTCAATAAAGTAACCAGCTCTTCAAATGAAATCCCCTGGTCCACCTGATCCTGTGCAATGTTCAAGAACTTCTTGCATCTTCCCGTCAAAACTGGAAATTTCATTGGGTTAACAAAAGATGAGAATTGTTCCTGAATGGTCTCATTAATGACGGTGACTAAACCAACCTCAATGATTTCCGGATAAAACCCTACTGGATTGGCTTTTCCTTCCGGCATCGTAAATTCAAAATCAATGAATACATATTGCTGTTGTTCCTCCATTTTTATGACCCCCTTCATATTCTTGACATCAACATATAAACAAAAAATGGTTTTTTCTCATTATAACAGAAGATTTAGAAAGTTATTTTCTTGGAATCGTAATACACCATCCGGATACGGATCCTGACATCATACCTCATTCACCCAAAAATCTTAATTGTCTACCTTATTTGGATCATGATGGATGAACAAACCAAAAGTACCATTTTTTCATCCCTTCAATCCAAGGACATACTAAAAATATATTTGTTAGGAAGTTGAACTATGCGCACGTATCTTGGTTATATCACGATTTTCCCCTTCGTTCCCATATTGATCCTTTTCATTTTCCTTTCTTATCAGGAGTGGTCCTTAACCAATCTCCCTATCATGTACTCGACGAGCGAATTCCCATTGAATCGATAAAACTGGCTCAGAATAGTCACATGAAGGCCGCAAATGGAAAGGTCATCAGTGAAATTTCCACTGGTGAGAAAAACTTGAAGACATCCTACTTTTCCTGGAAAACCTGTTCATCGTTACAAAGGATCAGAAATTTTATGATCATGCAGGCGTTGACATATCCGGCATAAGCAGGGCGCTTCTTATCCATTCACAAAATAAAACAATCGAACAAGGCGGCAGTACCATTACCCAGCAACTCTCCAGGAATGTTTATCTCTCACATGATAGGACGTATAACCGGAAATCATGGAGCTGTATTTGAATGCCATATATTTCAGTAATGGAACTTATGGAATCGAAGCTGCTTCCCAGTATTATTTCAGTAAACCAGACTGGAGAGTTATCCAAGGCGGAACTTGCCTTCCCGGCCGCAATCCCTAATAATCCGGAAAACTATAATCCTCTTAAACATTTCGATGCTACGAAAAAGCGTCAGGAGAGATTACTGAAACAAATGGCGGCCGAAGGTGATTTAAAACAGGACGAGTACGAAATGCTTATCAAAAGTACGATTAAATTAGACTTGTCCACCCCGGTCGACTTATATCACGATTACGTGACGTATGTTCATCAGGAATTGAAAAACCTGGTTGCATCCCACGAGGGTCTCGACAAGTCCCGATGTCGCTATACGTAAGCAGGCGGAAGCCGTGCTGGATGAAAAGGTAAAAAAGCTTTTGAATTCCGGTTTAACCATCCATACCGCCCTCGATACTAAACTGCAAACACAGTCAAAGACTGTAGTTCAATCAAAAATTGGTGTCAATGATATCGAGGGAGCTTTAGTGGTTATACAGCATCATACGCACGAGCTTGTCTCTTTGATTGGGGGAAAGGATTATAAAAAAAATTCTTTCAATCGGGCATACCAAAGCTATAGGCAGCCAGGCTCAGCCATTAATCCACTTCTCGATTATGTTCCCTATTTAGAAGAAACGGATGCCGACATCAATCAGCTCGTTAGCGGAGCAAGCTATTGCCCAAAGAACTATAGCGGCGACAGCTACGGAATGGTCACACTAAGAAATGCCTTCGCTCAATCCTATAACACACCCGCCATTAGGCTTTTTGAAAAGACGGGGATGGAAACGAGTTTCAAGTACTTGGATGCTTTCGACTTTAAAAAGGTAAGCAAAAAAGACCACCATACAAGTTCGTCCATAGGCGGATTCGAATATGGCATGAGTCCCCTTGAACTGACGAATGCCTATACTTCCTTCAATGATGGAAACTATCAGCCATATAGCCATAATAATGAAGGTGCCATCTCGGCACCAATCCCACCAGCCTAAGATAAATTCAGGCTCGGGCTTAACTTATTGACAAAATAAATTAAAGCCACAATATTCGTTGCGATAAAGATCGACCCAAGCCCGATGATGAATTGAACACTGAACAATGAACAGGCACCGCCAATCACATATATGACAGATCCCTTTCTTACACTGTTCAGGGCTTTACCTTCCGAATCCTTGGAAAAGAATAATAAAGACAGCTCCCATATCATATCGGAGATCAACTTCAATGCAGCAAAAACCATGAAGAATAATAGGAGCAATACGATCAGCAGCGCCAGCTTTATGCCGGTTTCAGAAAAGAAATCAAGCATCCCTTGGTAGATTCCCAAATTCCCAAATAAATTGAGCATTTACATTTCCCCATAAACGGCAAAGGAGAGGCTGAATAATAAGATTGAATTGATTGGTAATAGCTAAGTAATGTGTGTTTTTCATGATTTCTCCATCCATGCATCTTTTATCCTAATTACGCTAGATAATCCATCATTTTACAATGGATACTCTACTAATTCACCCTAGAAAAAAATTTTTTAGGTCAGTTCCCCCTCCTTTTCTACCTATATATAAAACTTCATTCAAGTTGGCCTTCACCGTTTTCAAAGCCATGCAAACCCACATAAATTGCGTTATACTTTTAAGCGAGACAAGCATTCGATAAAAAAATACATATTCAGCGAAGCTTTCCTAACGTCTAGGATTGGTCAAAAAAAGCATAATAAGACGACTGACTTCGTTTTAAAAAGGGGGGGGTTTTATGTCTTTACTTCATTGGGCGGTATTATCACCGTTTCTATTAGCAATTATTGTACCAATATTATACAAACTATTTCGACAAATACACACAGGATGGTTTGTATTGATTTTACCGATTCTCCTTTTCACCTATTTTTCAAGGTTCATTTCCTTGACCAAACAAGGGGATATCATTATGGAGAGCGCTACATGGATTCCTTCTCTCGGAATTCATGTTGATTTCTATGTAGATGGACTAGGGCTTTTGTTCGCCTTGCTCATTACTGGTATAGGTTCGCTCGTCGTTCTGTATTCCATTTTCTATTTATCGAAAGAGAAAGAAAAGCTGAACCAATTTTACGTCTTCCTTTTGCTTTTCATGGGAGCGATGCTTGGTGTCGTCCTATCCGATAATCTAATTGTCCTTTATACATTTTGGGAATTCACGAGTTTATCATCTTTTCTATTGATAGGATATTGGAATGAAAGGGAGCGTTCACGTTATGGGGCGCAGAAATCCCTGCTGATCACTGTGCTTGGCGGCTTAAGCATGCTTGGCGGCATCATTCTCCTTTCCATTATGGGGAACACATTCAGCATTCGTGAACTGATTGCCCAAAGCGGGGAACTTATGGACCACTCGCTCTTCATTCCTGCACTTTTGCTTGTGCTGCTTGGCGCGTTCACCAAATCCGCACAGTTCCCGTTCCATATCTGGCTGCCTGACGCGATGGAAGCCCCGACACCGGTCAGTGCTTACCTTCATTCCGCCACAATGGTCAAGGCCGGAATTTATTTGGTAGCCCGATTAAGCCCTGTTTTTGCAGAATCAGGATTATGGTTCTGGCTCGTTTCGATCGCCGGATTAATCACCCTGTTCTGGGGTTCATTCTCTGCAATCAAGCAGACTGATTTAAAGGGGATTCTCGCTTTTTCCACCATCAGTCAGCTCGGATTGATCATGTCGCTTTTGGGACTTGGTGCGGCGGCCCTTCACTATGAATCTTTTGGGGAAAATATATACTTGGCAGCCACGGTTGCTGCAGTTTTCCACTTGATTAATCATGCGACCTTTAAAGGCAGCCTTTTCATGGTTGCAGGCATCATTGACCATGAAACCGG
This window encodes:
- the kapD gene encoding 3'-5' exonuclease KapD encodes the protein MEEQQQYVFIDFEFTMPEGKANPVGFYPEIIEVGLVTVINETIQEQFSSFVNPMKFPVLTGRCKKFLNIAQDQVDQGISFEELVTLLKKIDEQHPTTIVTWGNMDMKVLRQNCQKAGLDFPFSGKQIDLCLEYKRFFGDQNQTGLWKAVQAYGKEGTGKHHRALDDAITTYNIFKLVEKDKSYMKNHEPTTIGDRIDLSKVLNHLAL
- a CDS encoding transglycosylase domain-containing protein produces the protein MPYISVMELMESKLLPSIISVNQTGELSKAELAFPAAIPNNPENYNPLKHFDATKKRQERLLKQMAAEGDLKQDEYEMLIKSTIKLDLSTPVDLYHDYVTYVHQELKNLVASHEGLDKSRCRYT
- a CDS encoding penicillin-binding transpeptidase domain-containing protein translates to MLDEKVKKLLNSGLTIHTALDTKLQTQSKTVVQSKIGVNDIEGALVVIQHHTHELVSLIGGKDYKKNSFNRAYQSYRQPGSAINPLLDYVPYLEETDADINQLVSGASYCPKNYSGDSYGMVTLRNAFAQSYNTPAIRLFEKTGMETSFKYLDAFDFKKVSKKDHHTSSSIGGFEYGMSPLELTNAYTSFNDGNYQPYSHNNEGAISAPIPPA
- a CDS encoding DUF5366 family protein, with amino-acid sequence MLNLFGNLGIYQGMLDFFSETGIKLALLIVLLLLFFMVFAALKLISDMIWELSLLFFSKDSEGKALNSVRKGSVIYVIGGACSLFSVQFIIGLGSIFIATNIVALIYFVNKLSPSLNLS